A section of the Primulina eburnea isolate SZY01 chromosome 1, ASM2296580v1, whole genome shotgun sequence genome encodes:
- the LOC140825434 gene encoding protein ORANGE, chloroplastic, whose product MLCSGRILPVSHVATPFYSSHSRCYLQGKLKSNIKWRSKASDAESSSFAASVDSNSSTDKNSSAFCIIEGPETVQDFAKMELQEIQDNIRSRRNKIFLQMEEVRRLRIQQRIKRAELGIVKENQESELPSFPSFIPFLPPLNSSNLKQYYASCFSLIAGVMLFGGLLAPTLELKLGLGGTSYADFISSMHLPMQLSDVDPIVASFSGGAVGVISALMVVEINNVKQQEHKRCKYCLGTGYLACARCSSTGSLVLIEPVSALGSGNQHLSPPKTERCSNCSGSGKVMCPTCLCTGMAMASEHDPRIDPFD is encoded by the exons ATGCTCTGTTCAGGTCGAATTCTACCAGTTTCTCATGTGGCGACGCCGTTTTATTCATCGCACTCTCGATGCTACCTCCAGGGGAAGCTAAAATCCAACATCAAATGGAGATCCAAGGCTTCCGACGCCGAATCCTCCTCTTTTGCTGCTTCCGTTGATTCCAATTCCTCGACTGATAAAAATTCTTCTGC ATTCTGCATAATTGAAGGACCGGAGACAGTACAGGACTTTGCGAAAATGGAATTACAGGAAATTCAGGATAATATCCGGAGTCgacgaaataaaatatttttgcagaTGGAGGAG GTGCGGCGGCTTAGAATACAGCAAAGGATTAAACGCGCAGAGCTAGGGATTGTAAAGGAAAATCAAGAAAGCGAGCTTCCCAGTTTCCCTTCATTTATTCCTTTTTTACCTCCTTTG AACTCTTCGAATCTGAAGCAATACTATGCTTCTTGTTTCTCTCTTATTGCTGGAGTCATGCTTTTTGGTGGTCTTCTAGCTCCCACG CTAGAGCTCAAACTGGGTTTGGGTGGGACATCATATGCTGATTTTATTAGCAGTATGCATCTTCCAATGCAATTGAG TGATGTGGATCCAATCGTGGCATCATTTTCGGGAGGAGCAGTAGGAGTGATTTCTGCTTTGATGGTGGTGGAGATAAATAATGTGAAGCAGCAGGAACATAAGAGATGCAAGTACTGTCTTGGTACAG GATATCTTGCTTGTGCTCGCTGTTCAAGCACTGGATCTCTTGTGCTTATTGAGCCAGTTTCCGCACTGGGCAGTGGAAACCAGCATTTGTCGCCACCTAAAACAGAGCGGTGTTCTAACTGTTCAGGATCAGGAAAG GTGATGTGTCCTACTTGTCTTTGCACTGGAATGGCTATGGCTAGCGAGCACGACCCACGTATCGATCCCTTCGACTAA